One part of the Xylanimonas allomyrinae genome encodes these proteins:
- a CDS encoding prephenate dehydratase — protein MSEPGAGVAYLGPEGTFTHEAVLEWARRAGVDAPAGGTRALESVGEVHDAVARSAAARGVVAIESSVEGYVVPSVDALLGSADVVAVDEVVLPISFDAFVRPGHGELTEATAHPHGLAQVSRFVVAHGLRPVPASSNAAACRDVAPHQVAFGPRVCGDLYGLETLARGVEDFRGARTRFLVLARRDEARGVLAATRDAVDPGATAWRTMLAVTPVVTGPGVLARITAAFGERRVNMSSLVTRPLKASAQQYVFVVTLDAAPWDAPVRALLRDLLAAGDSLKVLGAYPGDPGEGGLDGVLPDHVPLGSVVAGDADLDRGLLW, from the coding sequence GTGAGCGAGCCAGGCGCGGGCGTCGCCTATCTCGGGCCCGAGGGCACGTTCACCCATGAGGCGGTGCTGGAATGGGCGCGCCGCGCCGGCGTGGACGCACCGGCGGGCGGGACGCGGGCGCTCGAGTCCGTCGGCGAGGTGCACGACGCCGTCGCGCGCAGCGCCGCCGCCCGAGGCGTCGTCGCGATCGAGAGCTCGGTCGAGGGCTACGTGGTCCCGTCGGTCGACGCGCTCCTCGGTTCCGCGGACGTCGTCGCCGTCGACGAGGTGGTGCTGCCGATCTCGTTCGACGCGTTCGTGCGGCCCGGGCACGGTGAGCTCACCGAGGCGACCGCGCACCCGCACGGGCTCGCCCAGGTGTCGAGGTTCGTCGTGGCGCACGGGCTGCGGCCCGTCCCGGCGTCGTCGAACGCCGCCGCGTGCCGCGACGTGGCGCCGCACCAGGTGGCGTTCGGGCCCCGTGTGTGCGGCGACCTGTACGGCCTGGAGACGCTTGCCCGCGGTGTCGAGGACTTCCGTGGGGCGCGCACCCGGTTCCTCGTGCTGGCCCGCCGCGACGAGGCGCGTGGCGTGCTCGCCGCGACGCGGGACGCCGTGGACCCGGGCGCGACGGCGTGGCGCACCATGCTGGCCGTCACGCCGGTCGTCACCGGGCCGGGTGTGCTGGCGCGGATCACCGCCGCGTTCGGCGAGCGGCGCGTCAACATGTCGTCTCTGGTCACGCGGCCGCTCAAGGCGAGCGCGCAGCAGTATGTGTTCGTGGTCACGCTCGACGCCGCGCCGTGGGACGCCCCGGTGCGCGCTCTCCTGCGGGACCTGCTGGCCGCGGGCGACTCGCTCAAGGTGCTGGGCGCCTACCCCGGCGACCCGGGCGAGGGCGGGCTCGACGGCGTGCTGCCGGACCACGTCCCCCTGGGCTCGGTCGTGGCGGGCGACGCCGATCTCGACCGAGGGCTCCTGTGGTGA
- the dapC gene encoding succinyldiaminopimelate transaminase, giving the protein MGLADLRDLPYPWDTLTEVTALARAHPGGLIDLSVGTPVDPTPSVVREALAAASDAHAYPLTYGTPALREAVAAWFARRRGVADVDPAGVLPTLGSKELVGLLPSLLRLGAGDVVVHPAVAYPTYDVGARLAGATPLATDDVEEWAHRGDVRLVWVNSPSNPTGATADVASLRRVVEAARAVGAVVVSDECYAQLPWAPHLVADDGTPRVPSLLDPAVTGGDHTGLLVAYSLSKQSNLAGYRAAFVAGDPALVADLLATRKHLGMIVPRPVQEAMRAALGDDAHVDAQRAVYGRRREVLLAALRAAGWAVDHSEAGLYLWVRPADAADGAPSRELVGRLAGLGILAGPGEFYGRAGEGHVRVALTASDADIAQAAQRLRNGL; this is encoded by the coding sequence ATGGGACTCGCCGACCTGCGCGACCTGCCCTACCCGTGGGACACGCTGACGGAGGTCACCGCGCTCGCCCGGGCGCATCCCGGCGGCCTGATCGACCTGTCGGTCGGCACGCCGGTCGACCCGACCCCGTCCGTCGTGCGCGAGGCGCTCGCGGCCGCGTCCGACGCGCACGCCTACCCGCTCACCTACGGCACGCCGGCGCTGCGTGAGGCCGTGGCGGCGTGGTTCGCCCGCCGTCGCGGCGTTGCCGACGTCGACCCTGCGGGCGTGCTGCCGACCCTGGGCTCCAAGGAGCTGGTGGGCCTGCTGCCGTCGCTGCTGCGCCTGGGCGCGGGCGACGTGGTCGTGCATCCCGCGGTCGCATACCCGACGTACGACGTCGGGGCGCGCCTGGCGGGTGCGACGCCGCTGGCGACCGACGACGTCGAGGAGTGGGCGCACCGCGGCGACGTGCGCCTCGTGTGGGTCAACTCCCCGTCGAACCCGACCGGGGCGACGGCGGACGTGGCGTCGTTGCGCCGCGTCGTCGAGGCGGCCCGCGCGGTGGGCGCCGTCGTCGTCTCCGACGAGTGCTATGCGCAGCTTCCCTGGGCGCCGCACCTGGTGGCCGACGACGGCACGCCCCGCGTGCCGAGCTTGCTCGACCCGGCGGTCACGGGTGGTGACCACACGGGGTTGCTGGTCGCGTACTCGCTGTCCAAGCAGTCGAACCTCGCGGGGTATCGGGCGGCGTTCGTCGCGGGCGACCCTGCGCTCGTCGCGGACCTGCTGGCGACGCGCAAGCACCTGGGGATGATCGTGCCGCGACCGGTGCAGGAGGCGATGCGCGCCGCGCTGGGCGACGACGCACACGTCGACGCGCAGCGGGCGGTCTACGGACGCAGGCGCGAGGTGCTGCTGGCCGCGCTGCGTGCTGCCGGGTGGGCGGTGGACCACTCGGAGGCCGGGCTGTACCTGTGGGTACGGCCTGCCGATGCGGCCGACGGGGCGCCCAGCCGCGAGCTGGTCGGGCGTCTGGCGGGCCTGGGGATCCTCGCGGGGCCGGGGGAGTTCTACGGCCGCGCGGGTGAGGGGCACGTGCGGGTCGCGCTGACGGCGTCGGACGCCGACATCGCGCAGGCGGCGCAGCGGCTCCGCAACGGTCTGTGA
- a CDS encoding DUF3117 domain-containing protein, which translates to MAAMKPRTGDGPLEVTKEGRGIVMRVPLEGGGRLVVELNATEASELGEALQAVVA; encoded by the coding sequence ATGGCTGCGATGAAGCCGCGTACGGGTGACGGCCCCTTGGAGGTCACCAAGGAGGGACGTGGCATCGTCATGCGGGTCCCCCTGGAGGGCGGTGGCCGTCTCGTCGTCGAGCTGAACGCGACCGAGGCGAGCGAGCTGGGTGAGGCCCTGCAGGCTGTGGTCGCCTGA
- a CDS encoding DUF6725 family protein, protein MNDATPWRDLPVGARVVVRRRLDPAESAQARAEGRGSVWTDVIGIVRSVDDAGLTVHTDAPRDPSPREVHIPSASIETAKRIPRRPTRSRR, encoded by the coding sequence GTGAACGACGCCACGCCGTGGCGCGACCTGCCCGTCGGCGCGCGCGTCGTCGTGCGGCGCCGCCTGGACCCGGCCGAGTCCGCGCAGGCACGCGCCGAGGGCCGCGGCTCGGTCTGGACCGACGTCATCGGCATCGTCCGGTCCGTCGACGACGCGGGCCTGACCGTGCACACGGACGCCCCCCGCGACCCGTCCCCACGCGAGGTGCACATCCCCTCCGCGAGCATCGAGACCGCCAAACGCATCCCGCGGCGCCCCACGCGCTCGCGCAGGTAG
- a CDS encoding prephenate dehydrogenase translates to MTDRRSPRAGRAADAAVGPVFEHVAVLGLGLVGGSLARLLAARGVTVVGQDVDAATVAAARATGLTATGSVAEAVAGADLVVLAVPLRAMRATAAEVARHLADDVTLTDVGSVKSPVRQAVEAAGLGDRFVGAHPMAGTERSGFAASSAGLLDGAPWAVTAPARGAGDAAERLARILRLVTGPLGGTAAVLTDDVHDEAVALVSHVPHVLATQLLNAVAGAPVRDAALGLAAGSFRDGTRVAFTDPARTEAMVTENAAWVAPALRKTIRDLEALVAALETNASVHQFFHDADLVRATSGRTARTSLTPQQPVALTGDWPATLTARCARGERVTSVTATQALLAR, encoded by the coding sequence GTGACCGACCGCCGTTCGCCGCGCGCGGGCAGGGCGGCCGACGCTGCCGTCGGCCCGGTGTTCGAGCACGTCGCGGTCCTCGGGCTCGGCCTGGTCGGCGGGTCGCTCGCGCGGCTGCTCGCCGCGCGCGGTGTGACCGTCGTCGGGCAGGACGTCGACGCGGCGACCGTGGCGGCCGCACGTGCCACGGGGCTGACGGCGACCGGTTCGGTCGCCGAGGCCGTCGCGGGTGCCGACCTGGTGGTGCTCGCGGTGCCGCTGCGCGCGATGCGCGCGACTGCCGCCGAGGTCGCACGCCACCTGGCCGACGACGTCACGCTGACCGATGTCGGCAGCGTCAAGAGCCCGGTGCGGCAGGCCGTCGAGGCGGCCGGGCTGGGCGACCGGTTCGTCGGCGCCCACCCGATGGCGGGGACCGAGCGCAGCGGGTTCGCGGCGTCGTCGGCGGGACTGCTCGACGGCGCACCGTGGGCGGTGACGGCGCCCGCGCGGGGAGCGGGCGATGCCGCCGAGCGGCTCGCGCGAATCCTGCGCCTGGTCACGGGGCCGCTCGGCGGGACGGCGGCCGTGCTCACCGACGACGTGCACGACGAGGCCGTCGCGCTCGTCAGCCACGTTCCGCACGTCCTGGCGACCCAGCTCCTCAACGCGGTCGCGGGCGCCCCGGTGCGCGACGCGGCCCTGGGCCTGGCCGCGGGGTCCTTCCGGGACGGGACCCGCGTGGCGTTCACCGACCCCGCGCGCACCGAGGCGATGGTCACGGAGAACGCCGCGTGGGTGGCGCCGGCGCTGCGCAAGACGATCCGCGACCTCGAGGCGCTTGTCGCCGCGCTGGAGACCAACGCGTCCGTGCACCAGTTCTTCCACGACGCCGACCTGGTGCGTGCCACGTCGGGCCGGACGGCGCGCACGTCGCTGACGCCGCAGCAGCCCGTGGCGCTGACCGGTGACTGGCCGGCCACGCTCACGGCCCGCTGCGCGCGCGGCGAACGGGTCACGTCGGTGACGGCCACGCAGGCCCTCCTCGCGCGCTGA
- the fdxA gene encoding ferredoxin: protein MTYVIAQPCVDVKDKACIEECPVDCIYEGNRSLYIHPDECVDCGACEPVCPVEAIYYEDDVPEQWKDYYAANVEFFDDLGSPGGAAKMGQIDKDHPLVEALPPQA from the coding sequence GTGACCTACGTGATCGCTCAGCCGTGCGTCGACGTCAAGGACAAGGCCTGTATCGAGGAGTGCCCTGTCGACTGCATCTATGAGGGCAACCGCTCGCTGTACATCCACCCGGACGAGTGCGTCGACTGCGGCGCGTGCGAGCCGGTGTGCCCCGTCGAGGCGATCTACTACGAGGACGACGTGCCCGAGCAGTGGAAGGACTACTACGCCGCGAACGTCGAGTTCTTCGACGACCTGGGTTCGCCCGGCGGTGCCGCCAAGATGGGCCAGATCGACAAGGACCACCCGCTGGTCGAAGCCCTGCCGCCGCAGGCCTGA
- the dapE gene encoding succinyl-diaminopimelate desuccinylase, with protein MLTLAQAARPGGPGEDLVALLAAVCDIESVSGRERPLADAVEVLLRAQPHLEVLRDGDCVVARTHLDRPRRVVVAGHLDTVPLADPPNLPTRLVDGPDGPELWGRGTVDMKAGIAIMLALAADLGRPGVEPTCDLTWVFYDQEEVEAVRNGLGRLARNRPDLLAGDFAIVGEPSDGGIEGGCNGTIRVEVRTRGVAAHSARAWAGVNAIHLAAPVLDRLAAYVPAQVEVDGLVYRESLGAVGIRGGVAGNVVPDACVVTVNYRFAPSRSVDEAEAHLRELFAGFEVVVTDAAGGARPGLDAPLAAAFAQAVLAVTGGSPRPKYGWTDVARFAQLGIPAVNFAPGDPLLAHKDDERVPVAQLAPCRDALRAWLLAGPVDRGVGAVSRS; from the coding sequence CTGCTCACGCTCGCGCAGGCCGCGCGCCCCGGGGGGCCCGGCGAGGACCTCGTGGCCCTGCTGGCCGCCGTCTGCGACATCGAGTCGGTCTCGGGCCGCGAGCGCCCCCTGGCCGACGCCGTCGAGGTGCTGCTGCGGGCACAGCCGCACCTGGAGGTGCTGCGCGACGGCGACTGCGTCGTGGCCCGCACGCACCTGGACCGCCCGCGTCGTGTCGTCGTCGCCGGGCATCTCGACACGGTGCCGCTGGCCGACCCGCCCAACCTGCCCACGCGGCTGGTCGACGGCCCGGACGGGCCCGAGCTGTGGGGCCGCGGCACCGTCGACATGAAGGCCGGCATCGCGATCATGCTGGCGCTCGCGGCCGACCTCGGCCGCCCGGGCGTGGAACCGACGTGCGACCTCACCTGGGTCTTCTACGACCAGGAGGAGGTCGAGGCGGTGCGCAACGGCCTGGGCCGCCTGGCCCGCAACCGCCCCGACCTGCTCGCGGGGGACTTCGCGATCGTGGGGGAGCCGTCGGACGGCGGCATCGAGGGCGGGTGCAACGGCACGATCCGGGTCGAGGTGCGCACGCGGGGCGTCGCGGCGCACTCGGCGCGGGCGTGGGCGGGCGTCAACGCGATCCACCTGGCGGCGCCGGTGCTGGACCGCCTGGCGGCGTACGTCCCGGCGCAGGTCGAGGTGGACGGCCTGGTGTACCGCGAGTCGCTGGGCGCCGTCGGCATCCGGGGCGGCGTCGCGGGCAACGTCGTGCCGGACGCGTGCGTGGTGACGGTCAACTACCGGTTCGCGCCGTCGCGTTCGGTGGACGAGGCCGAGGCGCACCTGCGTGAGCTGTTCGCCGGGTTCGAGGTTGTGGTCACGGACGCGGCCGGCGGTGCGCGGCCCGGTCTGGACGCGCCGCTCGCGGCCGCGTTCGCGCAGGCCGTGCTGGCTGTCACGGGCGGCAGCCCGCGCCCGAAGTACGGCTGGACCGACGTCGCACGGTTCGCGCAGCTGGGCATCCCGGCCGTGAACTTCGCGCCCGGGGACCCGCTGCTGGCGCACAAGGACGACGAGCGCGTGCCCGTCGCACAGCTGGCACCGTGCCGTGACGCGCTGCGCGCGTGGCTGCTGGCGGGTCCCGTGGATCGAGGGGTCGGCGCGGTGTCCCGGTCGTAG
- a CDS encoding citrate synthase, with translation MTTTSQPVKGTPAALTVGERSVELPVVEATEGNSGLVVSSLLRETDLVTYDPGFMNTASTSSAITYIDGDHGILRYRGYPIDQLAESSTFLEVAYLLIYGELPDARTLSDFTERVNRHTLVPEQFRGFLSAFPRGGHPMSIMASAMNALATFYPESLDPHDDDAVDLATVLILAKIRTITSYVHRSMRDEPLLYPDYARGYVEDFLRMSFAVPYQQWDVEPVVASAMDKLLILHADHEQNCSTSTVRIVGSSNANVYASVAAGINALSGPSHGGANEAVLLMLERIRSGGDSVETFMKKVKNKEDGVRLMGFGHRVYKSYDPRAAIVKKHADAVLDSLGAKDELLDIARGLEEIALSDDYFVERKLYPNVDFYTGLIYKAIGFSPVMFTPLFALGRMPGWIAQWREMMKDPATKIGRPRQIYTGATERDYVPIAQR, from the coding sequence ATGACGACCACCTCTCAGCCCGTGAAGGGCACCCCGGCCGCACTGACGGTCGGTGAGCGCAGCGTCGAGCTTCCCGTCGTCGAAGCGACCGAGGGCAACAGCGGGCTCGTCGTCTCGTCGCTGCTCAGGGAGACCGACCTGGTCACGTACGACCCGGGTTTCATGAACACGGCCTCGACGTCGTCGGCGATCACCTACATCGACGGTGACCACGGCATCCTGCGCTATCGCGGCTACCCGATCGACCAGCTCGCGGAGAGTTCGACCTTCCTCGAGGTCGCGTACCTGCTCATCTACGGCGAGCTGCCGGATGCCCGGACGCTGAGCGACTTCACGGAGAGAGTCAACCGCCACACCCTGGTTCCCGAGCAGTTCCGCGGGTTCCTGTCGGCCTTCCCGCGGGGCGGGCACCCGATGTCGATCATGGCTTCGGCGATGAACGCGCTCGCGACGTTCTACCCCGAGTCCCTCGACCCGCACGACGACGACGCGGTGGACCTCGCGACGGTGCTGATCCTCGCCAAGATCCGCACGATCACGTCCTACGTCCACCGGTCGATGCGCGACGAGCCGCTGCTGTACCCGGACTACGCGCGCGGCTACGTCGAGGACTTCCTGCGCATGTCGTTCGCCGTGCCCTACCAGCAGTGGGACGTCGAGCCCGTGGTCGCCTCGGCGATGGACAAGCTGCTCATCCTGCACGCGGACCACGAGCAGAACTGCTCGACGTCGACGGTGCGCATCGTGGGCTCGTCGAACGCCAACGTCTACGCGTCGGTCGCGGCCGGCATCAACGCGCTCTCCGGCCCGTCCCACGGCGGTGCCAACGAGGCCGTGCTGCTCATGCTCGAGCGCATCCGCTCGGGCGGCGACTCGGTCGAGACCTTCATGAAGAAGGTCAAGAACAAGGAGGACGGCGTCCGCCTCATGGGCTTCGGCCACCGCGTCTACAAGTCGTACGACCCGCGCGCGGCCATCGTCAAGAAGCACGCCGACGCCGTGCTCGACTCCCTCGGCGCCAAGGACGAGCTGCTCGACATCGCGCGCGGCCTGGAGGAGATCGCGCTGAGCGACGACTACTTCGTCGAGCGCAAGCTCTACCCGAACGTCGACTTCTACACCGGCCTGATCTACAAGGCCATCGGCTTCTCGCCGGTCATGTTCACGCCGCTGTTCGCACTGGGCCGCATGCCCGGCTGGATCGCGCAGTGGCGCGAGATGATGAAGGACCCGGCGACCAAGATCGGCCGTCCGCGACAGATCTACACGGGCGCCACCGAGCGCGACTACGTGCCGATCGCGCAGCGCTGA
- the dapD gene encoding 2,3,4,5-tetrahydropyridine-2,6-dicarboxylate N-succinyltransferase — protein MSDTPARTAWGHGLATVTLPEILGTQAPVTLDTWYPTPALGTPGDDETVPADLAALARRDEARGVETVVVRTVVDLDAPIAGAADAYLRLHLLSHRLVVPNSINLDGVFGALANVVWTDAGPCAVDGFEATRARLRAAAGRPVTVFGVDKFPRMVDYVLPSGVRIADADRVRLGAHLAPGTTVMHEGFVNFNAGTLGVSMVEGRISQGVVVHDGADIGGGASIMGTLSGGGKERVVIGERALLGANAGAGIALGADSVIEAGLYVTAGTKVTVVGQQADDGTPRVVKARELSGVPGLLFRRNSTTGGIEVLARAGVGIELNAALHAQ, from the coding sequence ATGAGTGACACCCCCGCCCGCACCGCCTGGGGCCACGGCCTCGCCACCGTGACGCTGCCCGAGATCCTCGGGACGCAGGCGCCGGTGACCCTCGACACCTGGTACCCCACCCCGGCCCTCGGCACCCCCGGCGACGACGAGACCGTGCCGGCCGACCTGGCGGCGCTGGCGCGCCGGGACGAGGCGCGCGGCGTCGAGACCGTGGTCGTGCGCACCGTTGTCGACCTCGACGCACCGATCGCGGGCGCCGCTGACGCCTACCTGCGCCTGCACCTGCTCTCGCACCGCCTCGTGGTGCCCAACTCGATCAACCTCGACGGCGTGTTCGGCGCGCTCGCCAACGTCGTGTGGACGGACGCCGGCCCGTGCGCCGTCGACGGCTTCGAGGCCACGCGAGCCCGCCTGCGTGCCGCCGCCGGGCGCCCGGTGACGGTGTTCGGCGTCGACAAGTTCCCCCGCATGGTCGACTACGTGCTGCCCTCGGGCGTGCGCATCGCCGACGCCGACCGCGTCCGGCTCGGCGCGCACCTGGCGCCGGGCACGACGGTGATGCACGAGGGCTTCGTCAACTTCAACGCCGGCACGCTCGGCGTCTCGATGGTCGAGGGGCGCATCTCCCAGGGCGTCGTCGTGCACGACGGCGCCGACATCGGCGGTGGCGCGTCGATCATGGGCACGCTGTCGGGCGGCGGCAAGGAACGCGTCGTCATCGGCGAGCGCGCGCTGCTGGGCGCCAACGCCGGGGCGGGTATCGCGCTCGGCGCCGACTCGGTCATCGAGGCCGGGCTGTACGTCACCGCGGGCACCAAGGTGACCGTGGTCGGCCAGCAGGCCGACGACGGCACCCCGCGCGTGGTCAAGGCGCGCGAGCTGTCGGGCGTGCCCGGGCTGCTGTTCCGCCGCAACTCGACCACGGGCGGCATCGAGGTGCTCGCGCGCGCCGGGGTCGGCATCGAGCTGAACGCGGCGTTGCACGCGCAGTGA
- a CDS encoding VanW family protein: MGQPTERDSAPEPNTLEPDAAPAPDTTTDDDVPYVPPVKAYERPPVGYRPATSTISRSEPTQSLPVVVGTVAVPAPPAVSASGPAVPADEGAPPEPAPSTPSAVPPPEAAVEAPAAPSASDAGPPSVSRSSALFPLNPQTAVPSAASAEPETSAGAPGVLGGLVGDGQPSRAPRALLWTGIGVVVLAGLYAGAQWVYADKVPTGTHVAGVDLGGLSHDEAVDQLDAALVTRAKEPVQITAGDAQTTVDPAAAGLALDAEATVSRITGFSLSPLRLWAHLTGGDDASPVVTVDKGKLDEAVAGLVDALATEPVDGTVAFSDGQAVATPAQAGTRVDPQVAAATLRTRWLMDPGPYDLPTEAVAPEITQEETDAALAQAQKIVSAPVVVAVGDQHPELPVDALASVASFTPQDGALQPAFDGEKLVAAVVARTTHLLTEPDDAHFEFQGGRPVVVGGAPGTTLDPATLATAVQTAALGDDRTAPVDLVQRDPQQSREALEKLGVTEVVSSFSTPLTSEPIRTQNLRRGAELLTGHLIEPGETFSLLNALSPITVANGYKSAGVISNGVHTEGVGGGLSQMATTTYNAGYFAGFEDVEHRPHSVSFTRYPAGREATIAVGSLDMRFKNNSPYGAVMQAWVDGGQLHVQIWSTKYFQVETSASGKTNVVSRRWCTSRVRTAPPTLAASRASPSPTSARSPTTVPSSSTRSSRGPTSLTTPSCATRGARHRRPARTRGRTDARPHRARVVRARRPRGPGRRLVGPGRPRRRSTGRRRAAGARRAPRPRHRGGHARHGRQHHGPGSRRAPGPPRAAGTRAGGGAARGRPLAHDHRGRRGAHAVGLGGSPGGDRGAVVIDEAGLRDCRDVLRTLGVSPRLVPARTPIEERAAIAGPDGSLVVERPRVPAGFVELAGSERLGALPQVWYGLLESRDIWPRFAGPAQVWLAFGPYDDHRGSLQPTLAVIADAGVDLQHLRSHPSTLGPHVFFTSFLCPRDEVLDTLAADLDARGIAHRTLAVLPGHGFVPGPDALAPRWAGA; encoded by the coding sequence ATGGGTCAGCCGACCGAGCGCGACAGCGCGCCCGAGCCGAACACGCTCGAACCGGACGCGGCGCCAGCGCCCGACACGACGACGGACGACGACGTTCCCTACGTCCCGCCCGTGAAGGCGTACGAGCGCCCACCGGTCGGCTACCGCCCGGCGACGTCGACGATCTCCCGGTCCGAGCCGACACAGTCGCTGCCGGTCGTGGTCGGCACGGTCGCCGTGCCGGCACCTCCTGCCGTGAGCGCGTCCGGGCCGGCGGTACCCGCAGACGAGGGGGCCCCGCCGGAACCGGCGCCTTCGACGCCTTCCGCCGTGCCGCCGCCCGAGGCCGCGGTGGAGGCCCCCGCAGCGCCGTCGGCGAGCGACGCCGGTCCGCCTTCCGTGAGCCGGTCGAGTGCGCTCTTCCCGCTGAACCCGCAGACCGCGGTGCCCTCCGCCGCGTCCGCCGAGCCCGAGACCAGCGCAGGTGCCCCCGGCGTGCTCGGTGGTCTCGTGGGCGACGGCCAGCCGAGCCGCGCCCCGCGCGCGCTGCTGTGGACGGGCATCGGCGTCGTCGTGCTCGCCGGGCTCTACGCCGGCGCGCAGTGGGTGTACGCCGACAAGGTGCCCACCGGCACGCACGTGGCGGGTGTCGACCTCGGCGGCCTCAGCCACGACGAGGCCGTCGACCAGCTCGACGCGGCGCTCGTCACCCGTGCCAAGGAACCCGTGCAGATCACCGCAGGCGATGCCCAGACGACGGTCGACCCGGCCGCGGCCGGCCTCGCGCTCGACGCCGAGGCCACCGTGAGCCGGATCACGGGCTTCTCGCTGAGCCCCCTGCGCCTGTGGGCGCACCTGACGGGCGGTGACGACGCCAGTCCCGTCGTCACGGTCGACAAGGGCAAGCTCGACGAGGCCGTCGCCGGGCTGGTCGACGCGCTCGCCACCGAACCGGTCGACGGCACCGTCGCGTTCTCCGACGGCCAGGCGGTCGCGACGCCCGCCCAGGCCGGGACGCGCGTCGATCCCCAGGTCGCTGCCGCGACCCTGCGCACTCGGTGGCTCATGGACCCGGGGCCGTACGACCTGCCGACCGAGGCGGTCGCCCCCGAGATCACCCAGGAGGAGACGGACGCCGCGCTCGCGCAGGCGCAGAAGATCGTCTCTGCGCCCGTCGTCGTCGCGGTCGGCGACCAGCATCCCGAGCTGCCGGTGGACGCGCTCGCGTCCGTCGCGTCGTTCACGCCGCAGGACGGCGCTCTCCAGCCCGCGTTCGACGGCGAGAAGCTCGTCGCCGCCGTCGTCGCCCGGACGACCCACCTGCTCACCGAGCCCGACGACGCCCACTTCGAGTTCCAGGGCGGGCGCCCCGTCGTCGTCGGCGGCGCCCCCGGCACGACGCTCGACCCCGCGACGCTCGCGACGGCCGTGCAGACGGCCGCGCTGGGCGACGACCGGACGGCGCCGGTCGACCTCGTGCAGCGTGACCCGCAGCAGAGCCGCGAGGCGCTCGAGAAGCTCGGCGTCACCGAGGTCGTGTCGAGCTTCTCCACCCCGCTGACGAGCGAGCCCATCCGCACGCAGAACCTGCGCCGCGGCGCCGAGCTGCTCACGGGCCACCTCATCGAGCCGGGCGAGACGTTCTCGCTGCTCAACGCTCTCAGCCCGATCACGGTCGCGAACGGCTACAAGTCGGCCGGGGTCATCTCCAACGGCGTCCACACCGAGGGCGTCGGCGGCGGTCTGTCGCAGATGGCGACCACCACGTACAACGCGGGCTACTTCGCGGGGTTCGAGGACGTCGAGCACCGCCCGCACTCGGTGTCCTTCACCCGGTACCCGGCGGGCCGCGAGGCCACGATCGCCGTCGGCTCGCTCGACATGCGGTTCAAGAACAACTCGCCGTACGGTGCCGTGATGCAGGCATGGGTCGACGGCGGCCAGCTGCACGTCCAGATCTGGAGCACCAAGTACTTCCAGGTCGAGACCTCGGCGAGCGGCAAGACCAACGTGGTGTCCCGACGGTGGTGCACAAGTCGGGTGCGAACTGCGCCGCCTACCCTGGCGGCCAGCCGGGCTTCACCATCACCAACTTCCGCAAGGTCACCCACGACGGTGCCGTCGTCATCGACGAGAAGTTCACGTGGACCTACAAGCCTGACAACCCCGTCGTGTGCGACTCGGGGAGCGCGGCACCGCCGGCCGGCCCGGACGCGGGGGAGGACTGATGCTCGGCCGCATCGAGCGCGAGTCGTCCGCGCACGCCGCCCTCGCGGCCCAGGCCGGCGGCTGGTCGGGCCTGGTCGTCCCCGACGGCGGAGCACCGGCCGCCGCCGGGCCGCAGGAGCTCGTCGAGCTCCTCGACCTCGGCACCGCGGCGGACACGCTCGCCACGGTCGCCAGCATCACGGACCTGGCAGCCGTCGTGCACCTGGGCCACCCCGAGCAGCCGGCACCCGCGCTGGAGGAGGCGCTGCTCGCGGGCGACCGCTCGCTCATGATCACCGCGGCCGCCGCGGTGCGCACGCAGTGGGTCTGGGTGGGTCACCCGGAGGCGACCGGGGCGCCGTCGTCATCGACGAGGCCGGGCTGCGCGACTGCCGGGACGTGCTGCGGACGCTGGGCGTCAGCCCGCGGCTGGTGCCCGCCCGCACGCCCATCGAGGAACGCGCGGCGATCGCGGGCCCTGACGGCTCGCTGGTCGTGGAACGGCCCCGGGTCCCGGCCGGGTTCGTGGAGCTTGCCGGCTCGGAGCGCCTCGGCGCCCTGCCGCAGGTCTGGTACGGGCTGCTGGAGTCGCGTGACATCTGGCCACGGTTCGCCGGGCCCGCCCAGGTGTGGCTCGCGTTCGGGCCCTACGACGACCACCGCGGGTCGTTGCAGCCCACGCTCGCCGTGATCGCTGACGCCGGTGTCGACCTCCAGCACCTGCGCTCGCATCCGTCGACCCTCGGGCCGCACGTCTTCTTCACGTCGTTCCTGTGCCCGCGCGACGAGGTGCTCGACACGCTCGCCGCCGATCTGGACGCGCGCGGCATCGCGCACCGGACGCTCGCCGTCCTGCCCGGGCACGGCTTCGTCCCCGGGCCGGACGCGCTCGCCCCGCGGTGGGCCGGGGCGTGA